One region of Solanum pennellii chromosome 6, SPENNV200 genomic DNA includes:
- the LOC107021282 gene encoding two-pore potassium channel 5 — protein sequence MAAEPLLQTHPITESAPSSPINFSSSDSDSDDDFFAPTSWSSNNLQKKKFRRSRTAPAMVSVNDLFESHPNEESDHFEPTSLVRQAAFLLVIYLSLGVVVYSFNRDHFSGVETHPVVDALYFCIVTMCTIGYGDIAPTTPLTKLFACIFVLVGFGFIDILLSGVVNYVLDLQENFILTGSRLQGQRQLASNDHRRSGLSACMDCIVDVAKGRMRIRLKVGLALGVVLLCIGLGSMVLYFQEDLDWVDSVYLSVMSVTTVGYGDRAFKTLPGRLFASIWLLLSTLAVARAFLYLAEARIDKRHRRITNWVLQREITIEDLLAADINNNGFIKKSEYVIYKLKEMGKINEKDVMQICNQFNKLDENNSGKITLPSLLQSHL from the exons ATGGCTGCTGAACCATTACTTCAAACACACCCTATAACTGAATCAGCTCCATCGTCTCCGATCAATTTCTCTTCCTCCGATTCCGATTCCGATGATGACTTTTTCGCTCCGACTTCCTGGTCTTCCAATAACTTGCAGAAGAAGAAATTCCGCCGATCCAGAACTGCTCCTGCCATGGTTTCCGTGAATGATCTCTTTGAATCACACCCTAATGAAGAATCTGACCACTTCGAACCTACTTCTCTAGTCAGACAGGCTGCTTTTTTGCTTGTTATTTACCTCTCTCTAGGTGTAGTCGTCTATTCTTTCAACCGTGACCATTTCTCTGGAGTTGAAACCCACCCTGTTGTTGACGCTCTTTACTTTTGCATCGTCACTATGTGTACCATTGGCTATGGCGATATTGCTCCAACTACTCCTTTAACAAAACTATTTGCTTGTATATTTGTGCTTGTGGGTTTTGGTTTCATCGACATTTTGTTGAGTGGGGTTGTCAATTACGTACTTGATTTGCAGGAGAATTTTATATTGACCGGCAGCCGATTACAAGGGCAGCGGCAATTAGCTAGCAATGACCATAGGCGTAGCGGATTATCCGCCTGTATGGATTGCATTGTCGATGTAGCAAAGGGCAGAATGAGAATTAGATTGAAGGTGGGTTTGGCTCTAGGAGTTGTGCTTTTGTGTATAGGATTGGGTTCAATGGTGTTGTATTTTCAGGAGGATTTGGATTGGGTTGATTCGGTTTACTTATCGGTAATGTCTGTTACCACTGTTGGATATGGTGACAGGGCTTTCAAAACTCTGCCGGGAAGGTTGTTTGCTTCAATTTGGCTTTTACTTTCAACCCTTGCGGTGGCGCGAGCTTTCTTGTATTTGGCAGAGGCAAGGATTGACAAGAGACACAGGAGAATTACCAACTGGGTGTTGCAGCGTGAAATCACCATTGAAGATCTGCTTGCTGCTGATATTAACAATAATGGTTTCATTAA GAAATCAGAATATGTCATTTACAAGCTCAAGGAGATGGGAAAGATCAATGAGAAAGATGTAATGCAGATATGCAATCAGTTCAACAAGCTTGACGAAAACAACTCTGGGAAGATAACATTACCCAGCCTCTTGCAGAGTCATTTATAG
- the LOC114077571 gene encoding uncharacterized protein LOC114077571 produces MDYVVAFPTNKNWFYAMSQPKNCWTDQHIDVIFYYLRKKSKLRSMDQYRYTTVNCLFSTHINNTHDRYYNNEADDDSTQEHLDRARAVSVHERSIINVMKGFSIPAGLPWHLVDDVYIPINYDGNFHWVLAVVELNKRLIRVYDSSLGTRKRVYSEEIKKLSRMLPSYLIDSGFFENTERTNWSVLDAYKDKQTGVPLESHIPFNIEYAEGIMQQEDDSLDCGLYVATFAESLSDQIVIPPDTDGHLANYLRNRYAALLWRYGSDKVNGGYISENDDPPKPKGQFTTPTEDDIVNID; encoded by the exons ATGGATTATGTTGTTGCATTTCCGACAAATAAGAATTGGTTTTATGCCATGTCTCAGCCTAAAAACTGTTGGACTGATCag CACATCGATGTTATTTTTTACTACCTtcgtaaaaaatcaaaacttcgAAGCATGGATCAATACAGATACACAACAGTCAATTGTTTGTTCAGCACACATATCAACAATACCCATGATAGGTATTATAACAATGAGGCTGATGATGATAGCACCCAAGAACACCTTGATCGTGCAAGAGCTGTATCAGTACATGAGAGGTCAATAATCAACGTCATGAAAGGTTTTTCAATACCAGCTGGATTACCATGGCATCTGGTGGACGATGTTTATATTCCGATTAATTATGATGGAAATTTTCATTGGGTATTAGCTGTGGTTGAATTGAATAAGAGGTTGATACGCGTGTATGACTCTTCTTTGGGCACAAGGAAACGTGTATATTCTGAGgagataaaaaaattgtcaaggATGCTACCTTCTTACCTCATTGACAGTGGGTTCTTTGAAAACACTGAGCGGACAAACTGGTCAGTTCTTGATGCATACAAGGACAAACAAACGGGTGTACCTTTAGAGTCACATATTCCTTTCAACATTGAATACGCTGAAGGTATCATGCAACAAGAAGACGATAGCCT GGACTGCGGGTTATACGTAGCTACATTTGCAGAGTCTTTGAGTGACCAAATTGTTATACCACCTGATACTGATGGACATCTTGCAAATTACCTACGCAATAGATATGCAGCATTGTTATGGAGATACGGCAGCGACAAGGTCAATGGTGGATACATAAGTGAGAATGACGATCCACCAAAGCCTAAGGGTCAATTCACAACACCAACTGAAGATGACATTGTTAACATAGATTAG
- the LOC107023369 gene encoding dnaJ homolog subfamily B member 6-B, whose protein sequence is MLMDEAKLLLGFPTNSCPNASQVKAAYRRKVWETHPDCFPVHLKPNAELKFKMISEAYTCLLSGARQEGEHVVGYSRVVRSGVPRGGGGGGRTRNHALIGLPFLFIILGTAALGGTNVARAYRKQKADYPSHNPFLP, encoded by the exons ATGTTGATGGATGAGGCAAAACTCTTGCTAGGCTTTCCTACTAATTCTTGCCCCAATGCTTCTCAG GTCAAAGCTGCTTATAGAAGGAAGGTATGGGAGACTCATCCTGATTGCTTTCCAGTTCATCTCAAACCTAATGCAGAACTCAAATTTAAGATG ATTTCAGAAGCATACACTTGCCTGCTTTCTG GTGCAAGACAAGAAGGTGAACATGTAG TTGGATATTCGCGTGTTGTAAGAAGTGGTGTTCctagaggaggaggaggaggagggaGGACGAGAAACCATGCACTGATTGGGCTTCCCTTTCTTTTTATTATCTTGGGAACTGCAGCATTGGGAGGAACAAATGTTGCCAG GGCCTACAGAAAACAGAAGGCAGATTATCCTTCTCATAATCCTTTTCTGCCttga
- the LOC107023368 gene encoding uncharacterized protein LOC107023368, which translates to MPNVKTPHLPTIRRRFVLQLRFLYNDICHFQPAKHINNSIMDSQSSPHGSIIFSTVGRTNYGFDIFSIKSPFSFLNSPVEHRLTDGTSINYNGQFVDEDQTLVFVSERSGAPRIYLRHPSSQVQMEQLPTPIDSLFLDRPFLRNKRLYYISAHQQPKQVFTSSSALYSTNIEDGSNIIRLTPYGCVDYSPAISQSGHLIAVASYGDRRWPTGEFHDLTTDIVVFPESDPEKRIVVCQHGGWPTWSGDSTIYFHRQADDGWWSIFRVDLPEDSLNLRTDPIRVTPPGLHCFTPAASHSSKSMIALATRRQGTKYRHIEIFDVESHKFYSVTELLNPTTHHYSPFFSPKSSFLSYHRFRGESSSGVATIPSLAPIISPEKGLRMLRLNGSFPSFSPSGDFIAFNHDFNANSGLKIIKSDGSKKWTLFKGRTAFCNSWSPAEPDVIFTSIGPVFDSVKATVQIARVSFNSLNLTNDDCREIPVEIEVITKEETGNNAFPSCSPDGKHIVFRSGRSGHKNLYIMDAVKGELEGGGIRQLTEGPWIDTMPSWSPDGKLIAFSSNRHNPDNVTCFSIYVIHPNGTGLRRIHMAGPEGSDEVDKERLNHVCFSKDCEWLLFTGNLGGVTAEPVSLPNQFQPYGDLYLVKLDGSGLRRLTCNAYENGTPAWHPSATPMTALDIERNVIVGDKLRGEYDDVLWMNC; encoded by the coding sequence ATGCCTAACGTGAAGACTCCCCACCTACCTACGATCCGTCGCCGTTTCGTATTGCAGCTCAGATTTCTCTATAATGATATTTGCCATTTCCAGCCTGCAAAGCACATCAACAATAGTATCATGGATTCACAGTCGTCACCACATGGCTCTATTATCTTCTCCACCGTCGGCAGAACCAATTATGGCTTCGACATCTTCTCCATCAAATCTCCATTTTCTTTTCTCAATTCTCCGGTAGAGCATCGCCTCACAGACGGTACCTCCATCAATTACAACGGACAGTTTGTCGATGAAGATCAAACACTTGTATTCGTCTCTGAGAGATCAGGTGCTCCTCGCATTTACTTGAGACACCCCTCCTCTCAGGTACAGATGGAACAACTTCCTACTCCCATTGATAGCCTATTTCTCGACCGTCCATTTCTTCGAAATAAACGACTCTACTATATTTCAGCTCATCAGCAACCCAAACAAGTTTTCACCAGCTCGTCCGCTCTTTACTCTACCAATATAGAGGATGGTAGTAACATCATCCGCTTGACTCCGTACGGCTGTGTTGATTATAGTCCCGCGATTTCGCAGTCTGGACACCTGATTGCGGTTGCATCTTACGGAGACCGTCGTTGGCCTACTGGTGAATTCCATGATCTGACTACTGATATTGTTGTTTTCCCTGAATCTGACCCAGAAAAGCGGATAGTTGTGTGCCAACACGGTGGCTGGCCAACTTGGTCTGGTGATTCGACTATCTATTTTCACCGACAAGCTGATGATGGTTGGTGGAGCATTTTTAGAGTCGATTTGCCTGAAGATTCACTCAATCTGCGTACTGATCCGATTCGAGTTACTCCTCCTGGTTTACATTGCTTTACTCCAGCAGCCTCACACAGCTCCAAATCAATGATTGCTCTTGCTACCAGAAGACAGGGGACGAAGTATCGCCACATTGAGATTTTCGATGTGGAGTCTCACAAGTTCTATTCGGTGACCGAGTTGCTTAACCCTACCACTCACCATTACAGTCCATTCTTCTCTCCTAAGTCGTCGTTTCTCAGTTATCACAGGTTCCGAGGTGAATCATCATCGGGAGTTGCAACAATTCCTTCCTTGGCCCCGATAATTTCTCCAGAAAAAGGACTGAGAATGCTGAGGCTTAATGGATCATTTCCTTCCTTCTCTCCCTCGGGTGATTTTATTGCGTTTAATCATGATTTCAATGCTAATTCAGGCCTCAAAATCATCAAATCAGACGGTTCCAAGAAGTGGACATTGTTCAAAGGCCGTACAGCTTTCTGCAACTCCTGGTCTCCAGCTGAACCCGATGTGATTTTTACGTCAATCGGACCTGTATTCGACTCTGTAAAAGCAACTGTTCAAATAGCACGAGTTTCATTCAATTCATTAAATCTAACTAACGATGATTGCAGAGAAATTCCAGTAGAAATAGAAGTTATCACAAAAGAGGAGACGGGAAATAATGCCTTCCCTTCCTGCTCACCAGACGGAAAGCACATTGTATTCCGTTCAGGCCGTTCAGGGCACAAAAATCTGTATATTATGGATGCTGTTAAGGGAGAGCTGGAGGGTGGAGGAATTCGTCAGCTAACCGAGGGGCCATGGATTGATACAATGCCAAGCTGGTCACCAGACGGAAAGCTGATTGCATTTTCTTCCAACAGGCACAATCCGGATAATGTCACTTGCTTCAGCATTTATGTTATTCATCCAAACGGCACAGGTCTTCGTAGGATCCACATGGCAGGGCCGGAGGGATCTGATGAAGTAGATAAAGAGAGGCTAAACCACGTATGCTTTAGTAAGGACTGTGAATGGCTTCTGTTCACGGGTAACTTGGGTGGAGTAACAGCAGAACCAGTGTCACTACCAAACCAATTCCAACCCTACGGTGACTTATATTTGGTGAAGTTGGATGGGAGTGGGTTGAGACGACTGACATGTAATGCATATGAGAATGGAACTCCGGCATGGCACCCGTCAGCTACGCCTATGACTGCTTTGGACATAGAACGGAACGTTATAGTAGGAgataagttgaggggtgaataTGATGATGTACTATGGATGAATTGTTGA